Proteins encoded within one genomic window of Amycolatopsis nigrescens CSC17Ta-90:
- a CDS encoding anthrone oxygenase family protein gives MTGILVPLVLLANGLAAGVLLATQLGGWPFLRVLPDADYVRAHAFFSTRYDPWMPLCLIVTFLGDLTLAVTADGTVAQSLFATSALLALATGVISLTKNVPGNRYVQTLEPAQLPADFTERDPRPVWGPWNRRRSLLGMLAFLVNCLALVAVLSTPL, from the coding sequence ATGACAGGCATTCTGGTCCCGCTCGTGCTGCTGGCGAACGGGCTCGCGGCCGGCGTGCTGCTGGCCACCCAGCTCGGCGGCTGGCCGTTCCTCCGGGTGCTGCCGGACGCCGACTACGTTCGGGCGCACGCCTTCTTCTCCACCCGGTACGACCCCTGGATGCCGCTCTGCCTGATCGTCACCTTCCTCGGTGACCTCACGCTGGCGGTGACCGCGGACGGCACGGTCGCCCAGTCCCTGTTCGCCACGTCGGCGCTGTTGGCGCTGGCCACCGGGGTCATCTCGCTGACCAAGAACGTGCCGGGAAACCGTTACGTGCAGACGCTGGAGCCGGCGCAGCTGCCCGCCGACTTCACCGAACGCGACCCCCGGCCGGTGTGGGGTCCGTGGAACCGGCGCCGCAGCCTGCTCGGCATGTTGGCCTTCCTGGTCAACTGCCTGGCGCTGGTCGCCGTGCTGAGCACGCCGCTCTAG
- a CDS encoding SRPBCC family protein, protein MSGHTDNEIVINAPMDLVWKMTNDIESWPQLFSEYSAAEIIERRDETVIFRLALHPDETGKVWDWISARTPDEETRTVRSQRIQTGPFKYMWIYWEYLETEDGGVRMRWVQDFEMKPGLPVDDAAMFARMDRNTKVQQKLIKDKIEAAAGLPVAG, encoded by the coding sequence ATGTCAGGACACACGGACAACGAGATCGTCATCAACGCGCCGATGGACCTGGTCTGGAAGATGACCAACGACATCGAGTCGTGGCCGCAGCTGTTCAGCGAGTACTCCGCCGCGGAGATCATCGAACGGCGGGACGAAACGGTGATCTTCCGGCTCGCCCTGCACCCGGACGAGACCGGGAAGGTCTGGGACTGGATCTCCGCGCGCACCCCGGACGAGGAGACCAGGACCGTGCGCTCGCAGCGGATCCAGACCGGGCCGTTCAAGTACATGTGGATCTACTGGGAGTACCTGGAGACCGAGGACGGCGGCGTGCGGATGCGCTGGGTGCAGGACTTCGAGATGAAGCCGGGCCTGCCGGTGGACGACGCCGCCATGTTCGCGCGGATGGACCGCAACACCAAGGTCCAGCAGAAGCTGATCAAGGACAAGATCGAGGCCGCGGCCGGTCTTCCGGTAGCGGGCTGA
- a CDS encoding NAD(P)-dependent oxidoreductase: MGTRSIAVLGLGGMGGGMAHALLSAGFRVTVYNRTAAKADSLVAAGASRADSPAEAVADADVVLISLADERAVEEVLFGSVLGKLRPEQQVIDTSTVSPDYARRAAQRLAEHGNSRVEACVVGNPKMANSGQLRVFAAGEESAVDSVRDVLDAIGQQVRYLGAPGTASSLKLAFNLMLGVQTAGLAEALNFTEASGLDRELVVGALRDMAWGAFALGFRADFMLERSYRPAGFRSVLMHKDLRLAAQESAALDVSLPLVEQAALQYESVISAGRGDEDAAVVLEKRD, from the coding sequence ATGGGCACTCGATCGATCGCGGTGCTCGGCCTCGGCGGCATGGGCGGCGGCATGGCGCACGCGCTGCTGAGCGCCGGGTTCCGGGTCACGGTGTACAACCGGACGGCGGCCAAGGCGGACTCGCTGGTGGCGGCCGGCGCGTCGCGGGCGGACAGCCCGGCCGAAGCGGTGGCGGACGCCGACGTGGTGCTGATCAGCCTCGCCGACGAGCGGGCGGTCGAAGAGGTGCTGTTCGGTTCCGTGCTCGGCAAGCTGCGTCCGGAGCAGCAGGTGATCGACACCTCGACGGTGTCCCCGGACTACGCGCGCCGCGCCGCCCAGCGGCTGGCCGAGCACGGCAACTCGCGGGTGGAAGCCTGCGTGGTGGGCAACCCGAAGATGGCCAACTCCGGTCAGCTCCGCGTTTTCGCCGCCGGTGAAGAGTCCGCAGTGGACAGTGTGCGGGACGTGCTGGACGCGATCGGCCAGCAGGTCCGCTACCTGGGTGCACCAGGGACGGCCAGCTCGCTGAAGCTGGCCTTCAACCTGATGCTGGGCGTGCAGACCGCCGGGCTGGCCGAGGCGCTGAACTTCACCGAAGCGTCCGGTTTGGACCGTGAGCTCGTGGTCGGCGCGTTGCGGGACATGGCCTGGGGCGCCTTCGCACTCGGGTTCCGCGCGGACTTCATGCTCGAGCGCAGCTACCGGCCGGCCGGGTTCCGCAGCGTGCTGATGCACAAGGACCTCCGGCTCGCGGCACAGGAATCGGCGGCGCTCGACGTCAGCCTGCCGCTGGTGGAGCAGGCGGCGCTGCAGTACGAGTCGGTGATCTCCGCGGGCCGCGGGGACGAGGACGCCGCCGTCGTGCTGGAAAAGCGCGACTGA
- a CDS encoding SDR family oxidoreductase, with amino-acid sequence MTGGTKGIGRATVLAFARAGATVVTCYHTDAEAAAELTRELKEIGDQHQVVQADVTSAEDAAGLVETATGALGGLDVLVNNVGVDGMAPLGKLDTAEWQRVMDSNVTATYLVTQAALPALADGGSVISIGSSVASRGRPNAVHYTTAKAALIGFTRALCKEAGPRGIRVNLVSPGVTETEPGAGLPPHVLERLAAMTALGRIGQPEEVAASVLFLAGDAAKYVTGANITVDGGI; translated from the coding sequence GTGACCGGAGGAACCAAGGGGATCGGCCGGGCGACGGTGCTCGCGTTCGCGCGTGCCGGAGCCACCGTCGTGACCTGCTACCACACCGATGCCGAGGCGGCCGCGGAACTCACCCGTGAGCTGAAGGAAATCGGCGACCAGCACCAGGTCGTGCAGGCGGACGTGACGAGCGCCGAGGACGCCGCCGGACTGGTCGAGACCGCCACCGGTGCGCTCGGCGGACTCGACGTCCTGGTCAACAACGTCGGAGTGGACGGCATGGCCCCGCTGGGCAAGCTGGACACCGCCGAATGGCAGCGGGTGATGGACAGCAACGTGACCGCCACCTACCTGGTCACCCAGGCGGCGCTGCCGGCGCTGGCCGACGGCGGCTCGGTGATCAGCATCGGGTCGTCGGTGGCCAGCCGCGGCAGGCCGAACGCGGTGCACTACACCACCGCCAAGGCCGCGCTGATCGGGTTCACCAGGGCGCTGTGCAAGGAGGCGGGCCCGCGCGGTATCCGGGTCAACCTGGTCTCGCCGGGGGTCACCGAAACCGAGCCAGGCGCCGGCCTGCCGCCGCACGTGCTGGAGCGGCTCGCCGCGATGACCGCGCTCGGCCGGATCGGCCAGCCGGAGGAGGTCGCCGCCTCGGTGCTGTTCCTGGCCGGTGACGCCGCCAAGTACGTGACCGGCGCCAACATCACCGTGGACGGGGGGATCTGA
- a CDS encoding LLM class flavin-dependent oxidoreductase, which yields MKLGVSLTPGRALELAREAERLGFATALAPEGDRDAITVLSWVAGQTERIGLVSGVCQIPGRTPVLAASTAATLNSLCGGRFRLGLGISNSFTADSRHGQPFRGPLGRTREYLEIIRMVLRGEPVRLRGEHYTVPFSEHLDGFRAASDPHATPILLAAIGPGNLELAGEIADGWIGSFCSPAQVEKALPSLRAGRERAGATLDGFEILLTVPIAVGDDPRALAEPIKRYVAKFLSLGHRERNFYYRLAAEQGLSEEADRVQSRYLAGDPDGAAAAVPFEFVDAMALLGPPDRIRTRLGQYADAGASTLCVGPSAPTLPEQRAALQVAAAVLPAGAH from the coding sequence ATGAAACTCGGCGTCAGCTTGACCCCGGGCAGAGCACTGGAACTGGCCAGGGAAGCCGAACGGCTCGGCTTCGCCACCGCACTCGCACCGGAGGGGGACCGCGACGCGATCACCGTGCTCAGCTGGGTGGCCGGGCAGACCGAACGGATCGGGCTGGTCTCCGGGGTCTGCCAGATCCCCGGCCGCACCCCGGTGCTCGCCGCGAGTACCGCGGCCACCCTGAACTCCTTGTGCGGCGGCCGTTTCCGGCTCGGGCTCGGCATTTCCAACTCGTTCACCGCGGACAGCAGGCACGGGCAGCCTTTCCGCGGGCCGCTCGGCCGGACCAGGGAGTACCTGGAGATCATCCGGATGGTGCTGCGCGGCGAACCCGTGCGCCTGCGCGGCGAGCACTACACGGTCCCGTTCTCCGAGCACCTCGACGGCTTCCGCGCCGCGTCCGATCCGCACGCCACCCCGATCCTGCTGGCCGCGATCGGTCCGGGGAACTTGGAGCTGGCCGGGGAGATCGCCGACGGCTGGATCGGGTCCTTCTGCTCACCGGCACAGGTGGAGAAGGCGCTGCCCAGCCTGCGAGCGGGCCGCGAACGGGCCGGCGCGACGCTGGACGGCTTCGAGATCCTGCTGACCGTGCCGATCGCGGTCGGCGACGACCCGCGTGCGCTCGCCGAGCCGATCAAGAGGTACGTCGCGAAGTTCCTCAGCCTCGGGCACCGCGAGCGGAACTTCTACTACCGGCTCGCCGCCGAGCAGGGACTGTCCGAAGAGGCGGACCGAGTGCAGAGCCGCTACCTCGCCGGTGATCCGGACGGCGCCGCGGCGGCGGTGCCCTTCGAGTTCGTCGACGCGATGGCCCTGCTCGGTCCCCCGGACCGCATCCGCACCAGGCTGGGCCAGTACGCCGACGCCGGGGCGAGCACCCTGTGCGTGGGACCGTCCGCGCCGACCCTGCCGGAGCAGCGGGCCGCGCTGCAGGTGGCCGCCGCAGTGCTGCCTGCCGGCGCGCACTGA